A window of Micromonospora eburnea genomic DNA:
GTCGGCGACACCAGCCAACGCCATGGCTTCGACACGGTGGATCGGCTGTTCGCAACCGACGCCGGAGTCGGGATCGAAGCTGCGGTCGCGCAGGTCCCGGAGACGAACGGTTCGGTGATCGCCGCCGGTGGCTACGGACAATTCCTGGCCAGTTCGATTGACTGCGGCTAGATCGGTGACCGGCGCAGCGAACAGTGGAGCGGCCGTACGCGCCAACTGTAGCCGGTCATTGATCTGCCAGACGGACAGCCGGGTCGATCCTCGATCGCGCAGCAAACCGTCCAGTCGAATCTGATCGCCGTCGTTGAGGTGAGCCCTGCGTAGCCCACGCCAATGCTGCGCCTCGGCGAGTGCGGCCAACTGGGCATGGATGAATGCCATGCTCTTACCGCCGCCAGTTGCTCGCAGAACCTGGACGAGCCCGGACGAGAACGCTGAGAGATGCGGGCCCTCTTCGGCCTTGTTCGCCAAGACAAAGGTCCTGCGTCGCAACGAATCCGAACGGAGGTTGTACGGCTCTTCTGGAGACGGTCGAGCCGGCAACACCGTCGTACGTCGCTCAGAACGGTCGTCGAAGCACGCGTCGACGATGAAGACAAGTTGCTTCACCGGGCTCAATGCCAGCAGGTACCGGATGTCCCGCACGCTGATCGCGTTGACTGTGAACCCGTCGTCGGTGGTGGTGGTGTCAGCGGCCGTCAGGTACACCTCGGACGTTCTGGCATCGCGGATTCCATGGCCGGTGTAATAAATGACCAGTGTTTCCCGCGCCTGGGATGCCGCCTCCACGAATGACGACCACAGGCGTTCCCGAGTGGGATTCAACAGGAGTTCGTTGGTCGCCTGCGAAGGTCCGTCGCCGGATTCATGGAAGATGTCGGCGAGTTGCTTCGCTGGTGCCAGGTCGCGATGGACAACTGGCGTTGCGTCGGCCGTCAGGTAGCTGTCGACGCCGACAAAGAGCGCTCGCCACACGTTCAGAGGGGTATCCGGAACGGGATCGGCCGCGTCACCGTCGTCGGCGGGTGGTGCCGCCGGCTCGTCGTCGGCGGGAGGCGTACTCACTCCTCCACCAGCTGGCCCGACCGGGCCGGACGGGGTGGGCCGGGCACCGGCCGTAGGAGGCTCGAAGCCCTCCTCGCCGTCACCGTCCGTGTTGGTCGGCGGGAAGAGATCCGGCACCTGCTCCGCCATGGCAGCGCGCCACAGCGCGTCGAAGCGGTCGCACAGCGCGTCCGGATCGGCTCTCCGGTCTTGCTTGGCAAGGAACTCGACGATCTTGAACAGGCGCGGCAGGTTGGGGATCCGGGACACCGAGAAGACGTTCTTGACGAGGTTCGGACCGCAGTCGCAGGCACGCGCCATGTCACGAACCGATGGCCATCCGGCGCGGGCATGCAGGATGTGCAGCTCATCGTTGAGCTGCTTCAACGCTCCGGTCACGCCGGGAGCGCGACTCAGCCCCGCCATGCCACCCCTGAAGATCAAGGCACACCCGCCGGGCGGCAGGCGCGACCAAGCGTAGTGACCTTCGATGTGGCGGTCGAATTGAACGATCCCTCAGGGGAAGCGGTGTACTGGAATGTACCGAGGCGTGCCGGGCCGTACCCGCCAGCGGCCGAACGCACCGTTCCGGCCCGGGGCGGTCCATGTTGTCCTCCCCCGTAACGCAGCGTATCTGTGGGCCTGCTCCGGCCACGAGAATTTTCGTCAGGTCCGGAAGGGTAGAAGGAGGACGTACTGATGATCAACGAGCTTTCCGGTGCGGCGCTGAACGGCATCGTCGAGAACTTGCCGACGGCGCTGATCATGGCCGGCCTGGCGGCGGCCGCCGCCATGGTCGCCCGCCGTCGCAGCCGCCGGCGCAAGGCGGAACACAGCGGCGAAGACGCGGCGTGATCGCGGCAGGCGCTCAAGGCCGGCCCGGATCCACGGACGGCCTTGAGCACATCGCCGGCGTGAACGTCGTGGATGCCCGCGTAGGCACCGTCCATGACCGCCCAGCGATAGCAGACCCGCTCGGACGGTGGCTACCCCGCGCGGAGCGCGGCGAGGCCGACCCAGCGCCCGGCGTACGGGCCCGAGGCCAACCGGAGGTGTTCCACCCCGTTGACCACCGCCCGCCTGTCGTAGCTGACCCGCTCGCCGGCACCATGGCCGGCGACGACCGAGGTCATCGCCCCGTCCGGCCCGGTCTCGTAGGCGGTGAGCGACGGGGAGACCACGGTGGCCGTACGGGGCACCAGGTATGTCATGGCGGCTTTGACCCCGACCACGTACCGCACGCCCCGCGTCTCCGCGACGTGATAGCCCGAGAGGCTGCCCCCACTGATCAGATACCAGAAACCGGACTGGTTCGGGATCTTCTGCCGCTCCGCGAAGGGTGCACTGCCGGCGCGGGCAAGCGTCAACGTCCGGCTGTCGAGGAGTTCGCCGGTGCTGGAGAAGCGATAGCCGGTGTGGGTGCCGGCGGTCAGGCGCACCTCGCCGTGCACGCCGTGCGGGGGGAAGTCGGAGTAGAACACGTCGGCAATGCGGGCGAATTGCTCGTCGCCGGTGATGGCGTGCAGTTGCAGGTGCTGGACGCTGTGCGTGAAGTGGTACTTGTTGGAGTCCTTGGCGTGGTGGAGGCAGTACTTGCTGCGCGCGCCGGGGTTACGGATCATCGAGTAGGCGTCGCGGGTGGTGGTCAGCGCGCCCTGAAGCAGCAGCTTGGCGTACGGGTTCCGGGTCAGGACCCAGTAGTCCCACAGCCCGTAGGCGGAGAACGTGTGCCCGTTGTAGGTGCGGTCGCCCTGGAGGGTGCGCGGGTTGGGGTATTCGTCCAGCCAGAGCAGGCCGTCCTCGACATGGACGCCCCACGGCTTCCGGGCGACCGGTGGCAACCGGAACGAGGCGAACGTGGCGTCGGCGGCGGCACGCCAGGCGGGATCGTTGGTCACCTGGTGCAGCCGGCTGAAGAGGCTGAGTGCCTGGCCCTGCGACATCATCGAATACCACGGCGCCTTGTGCACCTGGTAGGCGGCGTGCACGCGGTAGTTGTACTCGTAGGGGTAGAACCAGGCGTCCTCGCGCAGCACCCGCCGGTCCACCAGCCGCTGCGCCTGCTTGATCGCCCGGTTCAGGTACTCCGCCGTGCCGGTGAGCCGGTGGCTCTCCAGCAGCGCGAGGCCGTACTGCGCCTGGCCGACCGGATGCTCGTGCTGCCGGCCGCCGGTGAACACCATCCGCACGCCCTGGGCGTCGTGTGTTCCGGTGTCGCCCAGTGGCAGCGGGGCGGTGAGGGCATACGGCCGCAGCTCGACCGGCAGCTCGCGGATCTCGAGGTCGCGGTACCGGAACTGGAACGGCAGGGCCGCGGTCGCCGCGAGGGTGTGTACGTCACCACCCAGCAGCGGGAGGGCACCGACCGCCAGACCGGTGCCGAGGAGGGCCCGGCGGGACCAGACCGACGACCTGCCAGAGGAATGCGTGGTCCGGCCGTGCGTCATATCGCTCTCCCCGTGGTGACGCTACGCTGCGGCTGGCACTGTATCCCAGATGCGGTTCCCGCGTCGGTGCCGACTCAGACGCCCACGCGCTGCTCGGGGATGGAGAGTCCATACAGGGCCATCAGCTCGGGGCTGTCGATCCGGCTGCCGTCGGCCACGGAGTCGCAGGCGATGTCCACGATCTGGTCCTTGTGCGCCAGCAGGTACGGCCGGGCGCCGACGTCGGCGCTGGCCAGGGTGGCGATGCCGGACCAGTGCCGGCGACCGAAGAGCATCGGGTAGCCGCGCAGCCCGTCGTAGGTGGCGCAGACCAGCACGTCCGGGTAGGGCAGGGCGGCCACCCGCCGGACCGCGGCGGCGGTGAGCCCGGGCATGTCGACGGGCACCACGACGACCGCCTCGATCCCCTCGTCGGTCAGCGCGGCCAGCCCGGCCCGGATCGAGGAACCGACCCCGGTCCCCCACGCGCGGTTGACCACCACGGTGGCTCTGGTCAGGTCCGTCGTCTCGCGGACCTGATCGGCTGCCGCGCCCAGCACGAGCACGATCTGCTCGCAGCCCGCCTGGCCCATTGTGTCGATCATCTGGCTGACCAGGGGCTTCTCCCCCTGGTGCAGCAACGCCTCAGGACCGCCGATCCGACGGCCCCCACCAGCGGCGATGATCATTCCTGCGATCCGGTTCAGCAGTGCCCCCTCGACCAGGGGGACGGAGCGGCGCAGCCGCGTCCGGTCCGTCCCGTCGTACGCACACCGGACCCAACGAGCGCCCCCGCGAGTGGGTAGCGGGGCAAAACGGAAAATTGTGCGGCTATGCCGCGTCGGCGTAGCAGTCCACGACGGACAGATCGAGCGGGAACCGGACCGGGGTGTCGCCGAAGAGCAGCCGGGTGGCCTGGGCACCCGCGGCGTTGACCGCCCCCGCGACCGCGTCGGCCCGACCGGCCGGGCAGTGCACGATCACCTCGTCGTGCTGGAAGAAGACCAGCTCGGCCCCGGTGCCGGCGAGGGCCGTCCGGAGCGTGGCCAGCAGGGTGGACGCCCACTCGGCGGCGGTGGCCTGGATGACGAAGTTGCGGGTGAACCGGCCACGGGAACGGGCCGCGCGAGCCCGGGGGCCCTGCGGATCCGCCCCCGAGTCCAGGTCCGGATCCTCACCATCGCCGAGGCCCACCGACCCGGGCGGACAGGTACGCCCCAGCCACGACCGCACCAGCCCGCCCGCCTCCCCGGTGCGGGCCGCCGCCTCGACGTATCCGAAGGCGGTCGGGTAGTTGCGCTTGAGCACCGCGAGGGCGGGCAGCGCGGCACCACCGGTCTGCCCGTACATGGCGCCGAGCAGGGCCACCTTGGCGCGGGCCCGGTCGCCGCCGAAGGCGTCCCGGGCCAGGGCGGCGTAGAGATCACCGGACCCACCGGCGGCGGCCAGCCGCTCGTCGCCGGAGACCGCGGCGAGCACCCGCGGTTCGAGCTGCCCCGCGTCGGCCACCACGAACGTCCAGCCGGGATCGGCCACCACCGCGCGCCGGATCACCTTCGGGATCTGCAACGCCCCACCGCCCCGGGTGGCCCACCGGCCGGAGACCACCCCGCTCGGCACGTACTCGGGCTGGAAGCGGCCGGCCGAGACCCAGGCGTCCCGCCACGCCCAGCCGTGCGCCGTCCAGATCCGGTAGAGCTCCTTGTATTCCAGGACCAGCGGCGCGGCCGGGTGCTCCACCCCGCGCAGCACCCAGGCCCGCGTGTTCGGCAGCTCCACCCCGGCCCGGGCGAACGCCTTCAGCAGCTCCGCCGGGGAGTCGGCGTGCACCTGGCGTACGCCGAAGGCCTCGGCGATCCGGGCGGCCAACTCGGCCAGACGGCGGGGCGGCCCGCCGACCGGCGACGCCTCACCGAGCAGCTCGGCGAGGATCCGGTCGTGCACGTCGGCACGCCACGGCAGGCCGGCCGCCCCCATCTCGGCGGCGACCAGCGCACCGGCCGACTCGGCGGCGACCAGCAGCCGGAACCGGCCGGGATGCGCGGTCGCCGCGATCCGGGTGAGCTGGTCGGCGTACACCCGGGTCAACGCCTCGATGCCCGGACCGGGCGGGCCGGACGGCGCGTCGAAAAGCGCGCCCTGGCCGTGGCCGGGCGGCGCCGCCGGGCGGGGCGCCGGGTCGGGCGGCACCGGCGCGCCGGTCAGCCGGGCCCACGCGGCGGCGAGCGAGCGGGGCTCGCCCCACCGGCCGGCGTGGCCGAGCAGCAGCGCCTCGGTGAGTTCGACGTCGTGGCAGCGGTCCAGCCGGACGCCGGCGCGCAGCAGCGCCGGGTAGAGCGGGACGGCGGTGGCCCAGACCCAGCGGGGCCGCTCGGCGGCCTCGCGGGCGGCCACCGCGGCGGCCAGGTCGGCCACCGGCTCGGCCGGACCGGCGGGCAGGCCGGCCGGGTCGAGGGGTTGCAGCACGCCCCCGCCCCGCTCATCCGAGACCACCGCCACCAGCACGAACGTGATTCTGCCTCGCCCGTCCGACAGTTCCGGTAAGGAAGGGTCCCCTGTTATCGCCTGGCGATAACAGGGGACCCTTCCTTACTCGTGGGCCGAGCGTCGGTTACTTCACCGCGCCGGAGGTGAGGCCGGACTGGATCTGCCGCTGGTAGATCGCGTACACGATGATCATCGGCAGGATGGAGAGGGTCAGGGCCGCGAAGAGCGCCGCCCAGTCGGCCTCGTAGCCGGCCGAGGTGGAGATGCTGGCGATGCCCTGGGTCAACACCCACTTGGCGTCGGCGCCCTCGCCCTGCATGAGCGCCACCGGCAGCAGGTACTGGTTCCACTGGCCGATGATGTTGAAGATCGTGATGCTGACCAGGCCCGGGCGGGCCATCGGCACCATGATCTGGAAGAAGAGCCGGGTGTGCGACGCGCCGTCGATCATCGCCGCCTCGGCCACCGACTGCGGCAGCGTCTTGAAGAAGGCGGCCAGGAAGAACACGGTGAACGGCAGCGAGTACGCGATGTAGACCAGGATCAGCCCGGTGTACGTGTTGAGCAGCCCCAGGTTGTTGACCACCAGGAAGAGCGGCACCAGGGCGAGGAAGACCGGGAACGCCAGACCCGAGACGAACAGGTAGTAGATCACCCGGTTGCCGGGGAACGGGTAGCGGGCCAGCACGTACGCGGCCATCGCGCCGAAGAGCATGGTGCCGGCGGTGCTCAGCGACACCACGAAGACGCTGTTGAGGAAGTAGCGCCCGACGTGTGCCTGACTCCACGCCCTCGCGAAGCTGTCGAAGCCGAACTCCTTCGGCAGCGCGAACGGGTTGCCGAGGAAGATCTCGGTGTTGCTCTTGAACGAGGCCAGGATCGTCCAGAGCAGCGGCGCGATCACCAGGACCGCCCAGACCGCCAGGGCGATGTGCCCGAGACCGTTGAGCAGGCCGATCTCCCGGCGCCGCCGGAGGGCCGGCCCGGCTTTCCCGCTGCCGGCAGTGCCGGGGCCGGCCGGGGCCGCCGGTGCGCCCGGTGCGATTTCTGTGGTCATCTGCGACCCCGCCTTAGAGCTCGATCGTGTCACGTCGGCTGACGCGCAGGGTGAGCGCCGCGAACGTGATCGTCAGGAAGAACAGCGCCACACCCATGGCCGAGGCGTAGCCGAACTGGGAGTAGCTGAACGCGTTGCGGTAGATCTCCATGCCGAGCACGGTGGTCGCGCCGTCCGGGCCACCCTGGTCGACGGAGAGCACCTGCACGATGGCGAACGCGTCGAAGGCCGCGATGCCGAGATACACCCAGGCCACCTGGAGGGTGTCCCAGAGCAGCGGGAGCGTGATCCGGAAGAACATCGCCGCCCGGCCAGCGCCGTCGATCACAGCCGCCTCGTAGATGTCCTTGGGCACCGAGGACATGCCGGCGGAGAAGAGCACCACATAGAAGCCGACCGCCTGCCAGACCAGCACCCCGACGATCGACCAGAGGGCGATCTTCGGATTGGCCATGAAGAGCACCGGATCCACGCCGAACAGGCCCAGGGCACCGTTGAGCAGTCCACTGTCGTCCGGCGCGTACACCCGGCTGAAGATCACGCCGACGATGACCACGGCCAGGATCTGGGGGAAGAAGAACACCACCCGGTAGAACTTCGACCCCCAGACCCCGGTCATGACGCCGCCCCGGCTCCCGCCGCCCACGTTGAGCATGAAGGCGAAGAAGAGCGCGATGGCGATGGTGAGGAGCGGCACGGCCAACAACAGGACCACGTGGTGCCGGATGGCCTTCCAGAAGATGTCGTCGGACAGCAGCCGCTCGAAGTTCTCCAGGCCGATGAACTTCGGGTTGGCGCTCACGCCCCGCCAGTTGGTGGTGGCGAGGTAGAACGCCTGGGCGTACGGCCCGATGACGAAGGTCACGTAGATCGCGACCGGGATCGCCAGGAAGCCGGCGATGAACGGGTACCTGCCGTGCCGCATCGTTGTCGTCTCCGCTCGTTCCTACCTGCGACTCAGCGGGTGAACTTCTCGATGGAGGAGTCCTTCTTCACCGCGTCGGCGGCCTTCTGCATACGCTCGCAGAACTTCTC
This region includes:
- a CDS encoding D-glucuronyl C5-epimerase family protein, which gives rise to MTHGRTTHSSGRSSVWSRRALLGTGLAVGALPLLGGDVHTLAATAALPFQFRYRDLEIRELPVELRPYALTAPLPLGDTGTHDAQGVRMVFTGGRQHEHPVGQAQYGLALLESHRLTGTAEYLNRAIKQAQRLVDRRVLREDAWFYPYEYNYRVHAAYQVHKAPWYSMMSQGQALSLFSRLHQVTNDPAWRAAADATFASFRLPPVARKPWGVHVEDGLLWLDEYPNPRTLQGDRTYNGHTFSAYGLWDYWVLTRNPYAKLLLQGALTTTRDAYSMIRNPGARSKYCLHHAKDSNKYHFTHSVQHLQLHAITGDEQFARIADVFYSDFPPHGVHGEVRLTAGTHTGYRFSSTGELLDSRTLTLARAGSAPFAERQKIPNQSGFWYLISGGSLSGYHVAETRGVRYVVGVKAAMTYLVPRTATVVSPSLTAYETGPDGAMTSVVAGHGAGERVSYDRRAVVNGVEHLRLASGPYAGRWVGLAALRAG
- a CDS encoding bifunctional 3'-5' exonuclease/DNA polymerase, whose protein sequence is MLVAVVSDERGGGVLQPLDPAGLPAGPAEPVADLAAAVAAREAAERPRWVWATAVPLYPALLRAGVRLDRCHDVELTEALLLGHAGRWGEPRSLAAAWARLTGAPVPPDPAPRPAAPPGHGQGALFDAPSGPPGPGIEALTRVYADQLTRIAATAHPGRFRLLVAAESAGALVAAEMGAAGLPWRADVHDRILAELLGEASPVGGPPRRLAELAARIAEAFGVRQVHADSPAELLKAFARAGVELPNTRAWVLRGVEHPAAPLVLEYKELYRIWTAHGWAWRDAWVSAGRFQPEYVPSGVVSGRWATRGGGALQIPKVIRRAVVADPGWTFVVADAGQLEPRVLAAVSGDERLAAAGGSGDLYAALARDAFGGDRARAKVALLGAMYGQTGGAALPALAVLKRNYPTAFGYVEAAARTGEAGGLVRSWLGRTCPPGSVGLGDGEDPDLDSGADPQGPRARAARSRGRFTRNFVIQATAAEWASTLLATLRTALAGTGAELVFFQHDEVIVHCPAGRADAVAGAVNAAGAQATRLLFGDTPVRFPLDLSVVDCYADAA
- a CDS encoding WD40 repeat domain-containing protein, whose amino-acid sequence is MTGALKQLNDELHILHARAGWPSVRDMARACDCGPNLVKNVFSVSRIPNLPRLFKIVEFLAKQDRRADPDALCDRFDALWRAAMAEQVPDLFPPTNTDGDGEEGFEPPTAGARPTPSGPVGPAGGGVSTPPADDEPAAPPADDGDAADPVPDTPLNVWRALFVGVDSYLTADATPVVHRDLAPAKQLADIFHESGDGPSQATNELLLNPTRERLWSSFVEAASQARETLVIYYTGHGIRDARTSEVYLTAADTTTTDDGFTVNAISVRDIRYLLALSPVKQLVFIVDACFDDRSERRTTVLPARPSPEEPYNLRSDSLRRRTFVLANKAEEGPHLSAFSSGLVQVLRATGGGKSMAFIHAQLAALAEAQHWRGLRRAHLNDGDQIRLDGLLRDRGSTRLSVWQINDRLQLARTAAPLFAAPVTDLAAVNRTGQELSVATGGDHRTVRLRDLRDRSFDPDSGVGCEQPIHRVEAMALAGVADGRTLLLTSASDGTLSCWGWAQGNGIVAMPAASTSPVTAIAAAVLPDGRAVLGAVSDRNNILTWAIQGGAGRHPDRLQVDEQIRSIAMLFTPEGRPAVVIGHSMGRLAVRDLESGQLLAALNTGQGGAIEAVAAGSTPEGRTIVATADETGAVQFWDLASHAAIGEPIRHTSDKVILAGISDADGVRFIVDSR
- a CDS encoding carbohydrate ABC transporter permease, whose product is MRHGRYPFIAGFLAIPVAIYVTFVIGPYAQAFYLATTNWRGVSANPKFIGLENFERLLSDDIFWKAIRHHVVLLLAVPLLTIAIALFFAFMLNVGGGSRGGVMTGVWGSKFYRVVFFFPQILAVVIVGVIFSRVYAPDDSGLLNGALGLFGVDPVLFMANPKIALWSIVGVLVWQAVGFYVVLFSAGMSSVPKDIYEAAVIDGAGRAAMFFRITLPLLWDTLQVAWVYLGIAAFDAFAIVQVLSVDQGGPDGATTVLGMEIYRNAFSYSQFGYASAMGVALFFLTITFAALTLRVSRRDTIEL
- a CDS encoding carbohydrate ABC transporter permease encodes the protein MTTEIAPGAPAAPAGPGTAGSGKAGPALRRRREIGLLNGLGHIALAVWAVLVIAPLLWTILASFKSNTEIFLGNPFALPKEFGFDSFARAWSQAHVGRYFLNSVFVVSLSTAGTMLFGAMAAYVLARYPFPGNRVIYYLFVSGLAFPVFLALVPLFLVVNNLGLLNTYTGLILVYIAYSLPFTVFFLAAFFKTLPQSVAEAAMIDGASHTRLFFQIMVPMARPGLVSITIFNIIGQWNQYLLPVALMQGEGADAKWVLTQGIASISTSAGYEADWAALFAALTLSILPMIIVYAIYQRQIQSGLTSGAVK
- a CDS encoding nucleotidyltransferase family protein; protein product: MIIAAGGGRRIGGPEALLHQGEKPLVSQMIDTMGQAGCEQIVLVLGAAADQVRETTDLTRATVVVNRAWGTGVGSSIRAGLAALTDEGIEAVVVVPVDMPGLTAAAVRRVAALPYPDVLVCATYDGLRGYPMLFGRRHWSGIATLASADVGARPYLLAHKDQIVDIACDSVADGSRIDSPELMALYGLSIPEQRVGV